A window from bacterium encodes these proteins:
- the deoC gene encoding deoxyribose-phosphate aldolase — protein sequence MIECGACRISSTLGISPAREHVARMIDHTMLKPEATLLEINQLCDEAKTYCFASVCINPGWVKHCVDKLRRSGVMVCTVVGFPLGATSTASKAFETQTAVQQGAQEIDMVINVGWLKSGLFDLVKKDIQEVVRNAGRRAPVKVIIETCLLTDEEKVKACILAKEAGAAYVKTSTGFSKGGATAADIALMRKVVGEKLGVKASGGVRTYEDAITMIESGATRIGASASVKIIGGKSVSGDGY from the coding sequence ATGATCGAATGCGGCGCTTGCCGTATATCCTCGACGCTTGGCATCAGCCCGGCAAGAGAACATGTGGCGAGAATGATCGATCACACCATGCTCAAGCCTGAAGCAACGCTACTGGAAATCAATCAGCTCTGCGATGAAGCAAAAACCTATTGTTTTGCGTCGGTATGCATCAATCCCGGTTGGGTAAAACACTGCGTCGATAAATTACGCCGCAGCGGAGTTATGGTATGTACCGTCGTCGGCTTTCCGCTTGGCGCCACCAGTACGGCTTCGAAAGCATTCGAAACGCAAACAGCCGTGCAACAAGGCGCGCAGGAAATTGATATGGTCATCAATGTTGGCTGGCTCAAATCCGGTTTATTCGATCTTGTCAAAAAAGATATTCAAGAGGTTGTTCGCAATGCCGGCCGGCGCGCCCCCGTCAAAGTCATCATCGAAACGTGTTTGCTCACCGATGAAGAAAAAGTTAAAGCGTGCATTCTGGCCAAAGAAGCCGGAGCCGCATACGTCAAAACCTCAACCGGTTTCAGCAAAGGCGGCGCCACGGCTGCCGACATCGCGCTTATGCGGAAAGTTGTCGGCGAAAAACTCGGAGTCAAAGCATCCGGCGGCGTTCGTACTTACGAAGACGCCATAACGATGATCGAATCCGGCGCTACCCGAATCGGCGCCAGCGCCAGCGTCAAAATCATTGGCGGTAAAAGCGTCAGCGGCGACGGTTACTGA
- the ltaE gene encoding low-specificity L-threonine aldolase, translated as MKIVDLRSDTVTKPTPDMREAMFDAAVGDDVFGEDPTVNALQQKVAALFGHEDALFVASGTMGNQVAVKTHTQPGNEIICEADCHIFKYEAGGAGMLSGLLTHLIKGEHGVMTAAQIEEAINPDDIHSAPTALIALENTHNRAGGTIYPFDEIKRIADLTKRKNIAFHLDGARIFNACIAANIAPADYGKCFNSISVCFSKGLGAPVGSALIGSKPFIKKARYFRKMLGGGMRQAGFLAAAAIYALDNNVGRLKEDHDKAQLLAKTVSNIPAFSIDLTSVQTNIVIFSVSQGSSHDVIEKLHAHGILAIPFSNKKIRFVTHLDVPMKDIEWTCEVLKKNF; from the coding sequence ATGAAAATAGTCGATCTTCGCAGCGATACCGTGACGAAACCTACGCCGGACATGCGTGAAGCGATGTTTGATGCTGCCGTCGGCGATGACGTTTTTGGCGAAGATCCCACCGTCAATGCATTACAACAAAAAGTTGCCGCGTTATTTGGCCATGAAGATGCGCTGTTTGTTGCGAGCGGCACGATGGGTAACCAGGTCGCCGTAAAAACGCATACGCAACCGGGCAACGAAATCATCTGCGAAGCCGACTGCCATATTTTTAAATACGAAGCCGGCGGTGCCGGAATGTTATCCGGCTTACTCACCCACCTGATCAAAGGCGAACACGGCGTCATGACGGCGGCGCAAATCGAAGAAGCGATCAATCCCGACGATATTCACAGCGCGCCTACGGCTTTAATTGCGCTCGAAAATACTCACAACCGCGCCGGCGGAACGATCTATCCTTTTGATGAAATCAAACGCATTGCCGACTTGACCAAACGTAAAAACATCGCGTTCCATCTCGACGGGGCGCGCATATTCAATGCTTGCATCGCGGCGAATATTGCTCCTGCCGATTATGGAAAATGTTTTAACTCCATTTCCGTATGTTTCTCCAAGGGACTTGGAGCCCCTGTAGGATCGGCACTGATCGGCAGTAAACCCTTCATCAAAAAAGCCCGGTATTTCAGAAAAATGCTCGGCGGCGGTATGCGGCAAGCCGGATTTCTCGCGGCCGCAGCGATCTACGCTCTCGATAATAACGTCGGACGCCTGAAAGAAGATCACGACAAAGCTCAGCTTCTAGCCAAAACCGTCAGTAACATTCCGGCGTTCAGCATCGACCTTACATCGGTTCAAACCAATATCGTTATTTTCAGCGTCAGTCAAGGATCATCGCATGACGTCATCGAAAAATTACATGCACACGGAATCCTGGCGATTCCTTTCAGCAATAAAAAAATACGCTTCGTCACTCATTTAGACGTTCCGATGAAAGATATCGAATGGACGTGCGAAGTTTTGAAAAAGAATTTTTAG
- a CDS encoding GIY-YIG nuclease family protein, with protein MPYMYILECVDGTYYTGSTIDLNKRIWEHNNRLGANYTKQRLPVKLVYSEEFQRIDDAFYREKQIQGWSHKKKEIAD; from the coding sequence ATGCCTTACATGTATATTCTCGAATGTGTTGATGGGACTTATTACACGGGAAGCACGATTGATCTTAACAAAAGGATATGGGAACACAATAATCGCTTAGGCGCAAATTATACCAAACAAAGATTGCCTGTAAAACTTGTTTATTCCGAAGAATTTCAACGCATCGATGATGCTTTTTACCGAGAGAAACAAATTCAAGGCTGGAGCCATAAAAAAAAAGAAATTGCTGATTGA